The following proteins come from a genomic window of Candidatus Babeliales bacterium:
- the prfB gene encoding peptide chain release factor 2, whose protein sequence is MLIDELHEQLKNIAPDIQTITSFWNNAQLEKKFQDLEKTSQEEEFWKNPKQTEISKELQHTRTLRDQYLHVVTTHKDLTELINLFADNETELTKISSEVSDLRKKVVAFKIQLLLNDPSDSSNCFVHIHAGAGGTESQDWANMLLRMYYRFCERNNFHADTIDYQPGEEAGIKSATLFIRGKNPYGYFKSEHGVHRLVRISPFDANKRRHTSFTSVMVTPEVPDIEITIDPKDLRIDTYRASGAGGQHVNKTDSAVRITHLPTNIVVQCQNERSQQQNKAFAMKMLYAKLAQKMKEEQDAKLSAGIEKRKIEWGSQIRSYVLHPYKMVKDHRTDFESPQPDKVLDGELIDFIEAFLVWRSTP, encoded by the coding sequence ATGCTTATAGATGAACTTCACGAGCAACTTAAAAACATAGCCCCTGACATCCAAACAATTACTTCTTTTTGGAACAATGCTCAGCTCGAAAAAAAATTTCAAGATCTTGAAAAAACTTCTCAGGAAGAAGAATTCTGGAAAAACCCCAAACAAACAGAAATCTCCAAAGAACTACAACACACTCGAACGTTACGAGATCAATATTTACATGTAGTCACAACTCATAAAGATCTAACAGAACTTATTAATCTTTTTGCAGATAATGAAACAGAATTAACCAAAATCTCATCCGAAGTCAGCGATTTACGTAAAAAAGTAGTCGCATTTAAAATACAACTTTTATTAAATGACCCAAGCGATTCATCAAACTGTTTTGTACACATTCATGCCGGTGCGGGCGGAACAGAATCTCAAGACTGGGCAAATATGCTTCTACGCATGTATTACCGATTCTGCGAACGCAATAATTTTCATGCTGATACTATCGACTATCAACCAGGAGAAGAAGCTGGTATAAAATCCGCAACTCTATTTATCCGTGGAAAAAATCCTTACGGATATTTCAAAAGTGAACATGGTGTTCACAGACTTGTGAGAATATCCCCCTTTGATGCAAATAAAAGACGACACACATCTTTCACAAGCGTTATGGTAACACCGGAAGTTCCTGATATTGAAATTACCATTGATCCAAAAGATTTACGTATTGATACATATCGCGCAAGTGGTGCAGGCGGACAACACGTTAACAAAACTGACTCTGCAGTACGTATTACCCATTTACCAACTAACATTGTTGTGCAATGTCAAAATGAAAGATCACAACAACAGAATAAAGCTTTTGCCATGAAAATGCTTTATGCAAAACTTGCACAAAAAATGAAAGAAGAACAGGACGCAAAATTAAGCGCTGGTATCGAAAAAAGAAAAATTGAATGGGGATCACAAATAAGATCGTATGTATTGCATCCATATAAAATGGTCAAAGATCATCGTACAGATTTTGAATCCCCACAACCTGATAAAGTTCTTGACGGTGAATTAATCGATTTTATTGAAGCATTTCTTGTATGGCGAAGTACTCCATAA
- a CDS encoding collagen-like protein, producing the protein MVRKLSLVLLLSCAITPHSNMHAAVGMHHRDLSPADLSEKYKATIQLICDISHPDDISNPLRALAAIIERDEKIKSLDVVRAATRDALALLEKAEDQFVKSHFAIIRKYLRNYSEALADVNALNIMTASSEKPADVVLPEMSDDTYLDIVDHNGATITRKFDACCNSTGPRGPRGHRGHRGRRGPTGNTGATGNTGATGATGPTGATGAGETGNTGATGPTGATGATGSTGDTGPQGIPGIPGQCGTGCFFLNAYTMLEQHTVIGVLTLETDPDTTFDEVYEDATPAGINAPVVQAWELPQTPLGPIDETLIHRISTQFVVPSDADLTQPVLLDFHLFIAQNGIVAPSPISAQMRVQADYRGNGEQFGTGALGGSFSETILSGDFSCIEPTGDNENLNHIVVTVPMNNLLMSNNDWGYLSITRIDPEDEQEYADSIYLAEIGVRYTRLCLLT; encoded by the coding sequence ATGGTAAGAAAATTATCGCTCGTATTGTTACTATCGTGCGCAATAACTCCGCACAGTAACATGCATGCAGCAGTAGGAATGCATCACAGAGATCTTTCGCCTGCTGATTTATCTGAAAAATACAAAGCTACTATACAGTTGATTTGTGATATTAGTCACCCTGATGATATATCAAATCCATTAAGAGCTCTTGCAGCTATTATCGAAAGAGATGAAAAAATAAAATCTCTAGACGTAGTCAGAGCGGCAACAAGAGATGCTCTCGCTTTATTAGAAAAAGCTGAAGATCAATTTGTAAAATCACATTTTGCTATTATTCGTAAATATTTAAGAAATTATTCAGAAGCTCTTGCTGATGTTAATGCTCTTAACATAATGACCGCCAGCAGCGAAAAACCTGCTGATGTAGTTTTACCAGAAATGTCTGACGACACTTATCTAGACATTGTTGATCATAACGGAGCAACAATTACACGTAAGTTTGATGCGTGCTGTAACTCAACAGGACCAAGAGGCCCTCGTGGACATAGAGGACATCGCGGTCGCAGAGGACCTACAGGCAACACTGGAGCAACTGGTAATACAGGTGCAACTGGAGCTACTGGACCTACAGGAGCTACTGGCGCTGGAGAAACTGGTAACACAGGTGCAACAGGACCTACAGGAGCTACTGGTGCAACTGGTAGTACTGGTGATACTGGACCACAAGGTATCCCAGGAATCCCTGGACAATGCGGTACTGGATGCTTCTTCTTGAATGCATACACAATGCTTGAACAGCATACTGTTATTGGTGTTCTAACCCTTGAAACCGACCCTGACACAACCTTTGATGAAGTGTATGAAGATGCTACACCTGCTGGTATAAACGCACCAGTAGTTCAAGCATGGGAATTACCACAAACACCTCTTGGACCAATTGACGAAACATTGATACATCGTATTTCAACGCAATTTGTTGTGCCAAGCGATGCTGATTTAACTCAACCCGTACTCCTTGATTTCCATTTGTTCATTGCACAAAATGGTATCGTAGCTCCAAGCCCTATTAGCGCTCAAATGAGAGTTCAAGCGGATTACAGAGGCAATGGTGAACAATTTGGTACCGGTGCCCTTGGCGGCAGTTTCTCTGAAACAATATTATCTGGAGATTTCAGCTGCATAGAACCAACTGGAGATAATGAAAATCTCAACCACATAGTAGTAACCGTTCCTATGAACAATTTACTCATGTCAAACAATGACTGGGGATATTTGTCAATCACTCGTATTGATCCAGAAGATGAACAAGAATACGCTGATTCAATATATCTTGCAGAAATTGGCGTTAGATATACAAGATTGTGCTTGTTGACCTAA
- a CDS encoding OPT/YSL family transporter, with translation MNMLTITISILLSFFSTIVMSYVALATPIGPWIAPTLVFIALLCSRLCAKITTTSMAYAVSAGSIGGIMATACAFSFPTLYFLDSHLFNEWMKSPLFFGGMLGVFSFLSGAFGLFVANVSEKTLIDEQNLSFPVGQLIHKMIAAQNQIRKAYELMVGFCVTVLFSFLQGGILLSQAFVPKTITVLPSLQFLIFSVPRMVINLDTAPMIWAIGFVTGHVIAVPLAAGACANIFLVNPVQRSFFSYLSPMEFTLAFCSGIVFFITMMSVVGMPQQIIAGMKNGIKKIGYKNDSIKHFLHPQLIVTSTAIAIGLILFLSYFAFPWYVQLYLVVCSAITTYQIASIAGRIGLALLGRFATFVMVPAMLIFNLNYVHLVFIATFVEISGGVAADVLFGRKLAQLSDISRAVMRKYQLLGLVVASITIGIVFWLLINHFGLGSPELFAYRAQSRQLLIQAKQFDFTVVGIGALFGLFLQQVRLNPMLVLGGLLMPLDMTLGLVVGGLLAVLSSDKEEWYPLWSGVFAGNSICMLLRAVFAF, from the coding sequence ATGAATATGTTAACCATTACTATAAGTATACTGTTATCTTTTTTTTCTACAATTGTTATGAGTTATGTTGCCTTGGCGACCCCAATCGGTCCATGGATTGCGCCAACACTTGTTTTTATTGCATTGCTATGTTCACGGCTTTGCGCAAAAATTACGACAACTTCCATGGCATATGCGGTTTCTGCTGGGTCTATTGGTGGCATAATGGCGACAGCTTGCGCGTTTTCGTTTCCGACCCTTTATTTTTTGGACTCTCACTTGTTTAATGAATGGATGAAGTCTCCACTTTTCTTTGGTGGTATGTTGGGTGTCTTTTCTTTTTTATCTGGTGCGTTTGGGCTTTTTGTGGCAAATGTATCAGAAAAAACATTAATCGATGAACAGAACCTATCGTTTCCTGTGGGACAACTTATTCATAAAATGATTGCTGCCCAAAATCAAATTCGTAAAGCGTATGAATTGATGGTTGGTTTTTGCGTAACAGTCCTGTTTTCTTTTTTGCAGGGTGGTATTTTATTGTCACAGGCTTTTGTTCCAAAAACAATCACGGTGTTGCCATCGCTACAGTTTTTAATTTTTTCGGTTCCTCGTATGGTAATTAATCTTGATACTGCCCCAATGATTTGGGCAATTGGTTTTGTAACGGGTCATGTTATAGCGGTGCCACTTGCTGCAGGTGCATGTGCCAATATTTTTCTCGTAAATCCGGTACAAAGATCATTTTTTTCTTATTTGTCTCCAATGGAATTTACGCTCGCATTTTGCAGTGGCATTGTTTTTTTTATCACAATGATGAGTGTTGTTGGTATGCCACAACAAATTATTGCTGGTATGAAAAATGGTATTAAAAAAATAGGGTACAAAAATGATTCCATAAAACATTTTTTGCATCCACAACTGATTGTGACATCTACCGCTATCGCAATAGGATTGATTTTATTTTTATCTTATTTTGCATTTCCTTGGTATGTACAATTGTATTTGGTTGTGTGTAGCGCAATTACCACGTATCAAATTGCATCAATTGCAGGACGAATTGGGCTTGCATTATTAGGTCGCTTTGCAACATTTGTTATGGTTCCTGCAATGCTGATTTTTAATCTTAATTATGTACACTTGGTTTTTATTGCAACATTTGTTGAGATAAGTGGGGGCGTTGCAGCTGATGTATTATTTGGTCGTAAACTTGCTCAGTTATCTGATATTTCGCGTGCAGTTATGAGGAAATATCAGTTATTAGGATTAGTTGTAGCATCAATTACCATTGGGATTGTTTTTTGGCTTTTAATCAATCATTTTGGACTAGGTTCTCCTGAGTTGTTTGCATATCGTGCGCAATCGCGACAGTTACTGATCCAAGCAAAGCAGTTTGATTTTACAGTAGTAGGTATTGGCGCTTTATTCGGATTATTTTTACAACAAGTACGTCTTAATCCAATGTTAGTCTTAGGTGGATTATTAATGCCTCTCGATATGACATTAGGCCTTGTTGTTGGTGGACTATTGGCTGTTCTTTCTTCTGACAAAGAAGAATGGTATCCATTATGGTCTGGTGTATTTGCAGGGAACTCAATATGTATGTTATTACGTGCAGTATTCGCTTTTTAA
- a CDS encoding alpha/beta fold hydrolase translates to MRSSLKEAGFQEVTFKTPDKLTLSGLFLSRPDAICNVIICAGWLPGRKEGMATFYDLLPENCNILLFDARGHGESEGPLFWNLWRYGIAEYKDIIGAIAHINKQNKLPIIIGGICSGAFNATHAIIYLEKNNLLARSRVKGLIFDSGWESILKIITTAPIAGIKKRLASVLGYVYGTKKNIAHGNIYQLCSRLADHMCTIGSHLCARLLAAQYDNITNLSDKMHHITSPVLFIHSYDDTYADFDDVLQLAALTPNKQCWWLEQSYHAKHHLRYKNLYKEKLAAFISTAIHN, encoded by the coding sequence GTGCGCAGCTCTTTGAAAGAAGCTGGTTTTCAAGAGGTTACATTCAAAACTCCTGATAAACTCACTCTTTCCGGACTTTTTTTATCACGACCAGATGCAATATGTAATGTTATTATCTGCGCAGGTTGGCTTCCAGGAAGAAAAGAAGGAATGGCAACTTTTTATGATTTACTTCCTGAAAATTGCAATATTTTACTTTTTGATGCACGAGGACATGGAGAAAGTGAAGGACCCTTATTTTGGAATTTATGGCGTTATGGAATTGCTGAATACAAAGATATTATCGGAGCAATAGCACATATCAACAAACAAAATAAATTACCCATTATTATTGGAGGAATTTGTTCTGGCGCATTCAATGCTACACACGCTATTATTTATTTAGAAAAAAATAACTTATTAGCGCGTTCTCGTGTTAAAGGCCTTATTTTTGATAGCGGATGGGAATCTATTCTCAAAATAATTACCACGGCTCCCATTGCTGGTATAAAAAAACGACTTGCATCCGTACTTGGCTATGTCTATGGAACAAAAAAAAATATCGCCCATGGTAATATATACCAACTGTGCTCCCGTCTAGCAGACCACATGTGTACAATCGGTTCTCACCTATGTGCCCGCTTATTGGCAGCTCAGTATGACAACATCACCAATTTATCTGATAAAATGCACCATATTACAAGCCCAGTGCTTTTCATTCATTCTTATGATGATACTTATGCAGATTTTGATGATGTCCTACAACTAGCTGCCCTTACACCTAACAAACAATGTTGGTGGCTTGAGCAATCATATCATGCAAAACATCATCTACGATATAAAAACCTCTACAAAGAAAAGTTAGCTGCTTTCATTAGTACCGCGATACATAACTAA